The proteins below are encoded in one region of Candidatus Methylomirabilota bacterium:
- a CDS encoding NUDIX hydrolase, with the protein MSADRIYPDRPVLAVGAVVVRDGKVLLVLRGREPGRGLWSLPGGVVHLGETLRAAVVRELREECGIEVAVMETAEAVERMIPDAEGRLQYHYVILDYQARWLQGELAVSEELEDARWVDPDSLDQYHMTRGTADVIRRLLTRPACATADRRGGNVRELGG; encoded by the coding sequence GTGAGCGCTGACCGGATATACCCGGATCGACCCGTCCTTGCGGTCGGAGCGGTGGTCGTGAGGGACGGAAAGGTACTGCTGGTGTTGCGGGGCAGAGAGCCGGGACGCGGCCTCTGGAGTCTCCCCGGCGGCGTCGTTCACCTCGGCGAGACGCTGCGGGCGGCGGTCGTTCGGGAACTTCGCGAGGAGTGCGGGATAGAAGTAGCCGTGATGGAGACCGCCGAGGCTGTGGAGCGGATGATCCCGGACGCCGAGGGTCGCCTGCAGTATCACTACGTTATCCTCGACTACCAGGCCAGATGGCTGCAGGGCGAGCTTGCCGTCTCGGAAGAGCTGGAAGACGCTCGCTGGGTAGATCCCGACAGCCTGGATCAGTATCATATGACCCGTGGCACGGCGGACGTGATCCGCCGCCTGTTGACCCGGCCGGCCTGTGCGACAGCAGACAGGCGAGGCGGAAACGTCCGAGAGCTTGGAGGGTAG